The genomic interval TGCGACGCCGAGGTGAATCTGAAAGCTGTAGATGAAAGACAGCAGCCAGAAGTCTGTGACATAGCGCAGCGACACGATCGCGATGGCCAAAGTCAGAAACGCCGAGAGAATCCAGTAAATTATGTTTCTCATCGATTCCTAGTTCCGCCCGACGACCCGCCGGCCATAACATGCCGGCGACAATGCTGCAAAGCAACATCAGCTTAGGAAACGGCGTCAGCGGCGGCCCTCGGACCTTATCTTTCCGAGGCCTATCGACTCGCCCTCTTTTTATCCTGTAAGTGGGGGCCATTTTAAGCGGAATTGGCTCTTTGCCGTCGGCAGGGGTCGAGAGAAGGTGGGAATGCGCTACTTCATTACAGGCACGGCCGGTTTCATCGGTTTTCATCTGGCCAGACGCCTGCTGCAGGAAGGGCACGAGGTAACGGGCTTCGACGGCCTCACCCCCTATTACAATGTCAAGCTCAAGGAGATGCGCCATGCGGCTCTCTCCCAGTTTCCGGCCTTCAAACCGGTCATCTCAATGCTCGAGGACCGGCCGGCGCTGGAGGCGGCAGTCTCCGCGGCCGAGCCCGACATCCTGATCCACCTCGCCGCGCAGGCGGGTGTGCGCTACAGCCTGGAAAATCCCGAGGCCTATATTCATTCGAACGTCGAAGGCTCCTGGAACATCATGGAGATCGCGCGGCGCGTCGAAATCCGCCACCTGATGCTCGCCTCGACATCATCGATCTACGGCGCCAATGCGACCGTTCCCTTCCATGAGACCGACCGCGCCGACGAGCCCTTGACCATTTATGCGGCAACGAAGAAATCGATGGAATTGATGGCGCACAGCTATGCCCATCTGCACAAGATTCCGACGACGGCCTTTCGCTTCTTCACCGTCTACGGTCCGTGGGGCCGTCCCGATATGGCGCTGTTCAAATTCGCCAAGAACATGCTCGAAGGCCAGCCGATAGAGATTTACGGCGAAGGCAATATGAGCCGTGACTTCACCTATATCGACGATCTCATCGAAGCGATCGTCCGGTTGTCGGCGATTGCCCCGAGCGAGGAGAATCGTCTCGATAACGTCGCCGTGGAAACGCTGTCGCGCCAGGCGCCCTTCCGCGTCGTCAATATCGGCGGCGGCCAGCCGGTCAGCCTGATGGATTTCGTCGAAACGGTGGAAAAGGCGCTTGGCCGTCCTGCCATCCGCAAGATGCTGGCGATGCAGAAGGGCGACGTGCCGCGCACCTTCGCCGCTCCCGATCTGCTCGTCGCACTGACCGGATACAAGCCGGATACGACACTGGACGTCGGCGTGAAGGCCTTCGTCGAGTGGTATGTCGACGTACAGGGCGAGCTTAACGCCTAAAGCCTTTCCGGGTAGCGGAGCGTCAGCGGAGAAACGTGACTGCCTGCACCGCGACGACCGCCTTCGAAAGCACATAGTCGATGACAACGGTCAGGCGCTTAGAATACACATTCATCCCGCCCTCACCCTCGACCGCAGCCGGGCTGCGCAGCACTAAGGGAACGCCTGGGCGAACGAAGCCGGCGCGCGTCGTCAAGGGCACCTCGGGGGAATGGCCGATGGCGGAGGTGTACGTCAGGTCGCGGGCAAGGCTCGCCGGACCGATGGCGAAGGCCGGACCGGCAGCCGAGGTGATGCTCAAGGTCAAGGCAATGGCGGTAAGAATTTTCTGCATGTCGAAGTCCCCGTTTCGGATCGGCGGGCACATGATTCGCCCGGCTCCAAGCGATCGACGCGTCTGTCCACGCTTCGGCCGCCTTCATGGAAACACTCTACACGTCAGTATTTGCAGGGCTTTTAAGCAGATCGGTCAAATTTTAGGAAAGTTGACTTTCTCTCTGAGAGGGCTCGGGACGCCCATGAAAATGCCTTCGCCGCCCCGACAGCTGAACCACGCGGCATTGGCAAAACGCTCATAGCTGAACGCGAGCGCAATCAGAGAATGCGATCGATCTTCTTGTTGATATGCAGGTTTGGCATCAATCCCGCGCTTTGGGCGGCATGATAGGATTCTCGCGCCGCGTCGAACGAGATCGACCACATGATGGCGCTCAAGAGAAGCGCGATAATATAGATTTGGATACGCATCGACTCGCGGATACGGAAAAAGCTAGGCGCTTTTGTGTCAAAAAATGAGCGCATAACGAGAAAAACGGCAAGCCTTCCTCAGCGATCGGCGCCAGACATATTAGTGTCGTCAAATTAGCGATAGTGCATCGCTGCTGTTAGCAGCCACCCAAAGATCCTTAAGAGGTCCGTTCCCCGCGGGCCTCTTTGCTTTTCTCTCTCCGCGCCATCCGCCGCCGCCCTTCAGCTTGGCCGCGTGACCGATGTCACGTTACTTTAGTATCGCCAGCCCGGCGACAGCAAAAATATATCATTCGATTGACTGATTCTGCAGTTGATGCTATAAATTCGTCATGACCCAAGATAACGACAACCAAAATCCGCCGGCTTCCGCCCGTGCAGAGATCGCGCGCCAGAAGATGTTGACCGCCGCTCTCGACGTCTTCGGTCGCTACGGTTTCGATGGCGCCTCGACGCGCCAGTTGACCGAAGCCGCCGGCGTCAACCTGCAGGCCATCCCCTATTATTTCGGCAGCAAGGAAGGCCTCTACATCGCCACCGCCGAATATCTGATGATGCAGATCGATACGCATGTCAGCGGCATGAGGGCGCGCATCGGCGCGCATCTCATGGCCCTCGACGCGGCCGGCAAGCCGCTTGGCGAAGCCGACGCCCGGCGTCTCCTAACCGAAGTTCTCCAGACCATGGTGACGCTCTTCGTCGCTGAGGAATCCGAGCCCTGGGCCCGCTTCCTGATCCGCGAGCAGATGGAGCCGACCGAGGCTTTCAAGCGCGTCTATCAGGGCCTCATGCGGCCGATGATCGAAATGGGCCGGCGCCTGGTCGGCGCCATTCTTGGCGACGACCCGGCATCCGAGCATGTACGCCTGCGCACGTTCAATCTCGTCGGCAGCATCCTCGTCTTCCGCTTTGCCCGCGCGGCCGTTCTCGCCCAGATGGAATGGGACACCTTCGGCCCGAAACAGGTGGAACTGTTGCGCGGCCTTGCCGCCGAACTGGTCGATGTCATCGGCCCATCGAAAGGAGGTGCGGCATGAAACGCATCCTTCCCCTCGCAGTTCTTCTCCTCGTGGCGGCAGGTGCCGCCGCCTGGTGGTACGGCCTGCCCGAAAGGCTCGGCTGGCTCCCCGAGGCACGCCGCGAGTTCGTCCTTTATGGCAACGTCGATATCCGCCAGGTATCGCTCGGCTTCCGCGTCAGCGGACGCGTCTCCGAACTTCGCGTCGACGAGGGCGACCTCGTCAAGAGCGGAACGGTTCTCGCAAAACTCGACGCCGCGCCCTATGAACTTGCCGTCCGGTCGGCGGAAGCCAATGCCGCCGCCCTTCGCGCCACGCTCGACAAGCTGAAGGCAGGCCCGCGACCGACCGAGATTGCCCAGGCGCGCGCCGCCTATGAGGAGAGCCTTGCTGACCTGCAGAATGCCAACCTTGCCTACGACCGCGCCCGCCAGCTTCGCCCGCAGGGCACGATTTCCGAGGCCAGCCTCGATCAGGCGACTGCCGCAAAGGCGATGGCCGCCGCCCGCTCCCAGTCCGCCAACGAGGCGCTGAAGCTGCTGCAGGAAGGCTCGCGGGTCGAGGATATCGCCGCAGCCGAGGCCCAGTTGAAAGCAGCCGAGGCAACACTGGCCTCGGCCCGCACCTCCTTCGCCGACACGGAACTGCGCGCGCCGAACGACGGCGTCATCCTCTCGCGTGTCCGGGAAATCGGCGCGATCGTCTCGCCGGCCGATACCGTCTTCGTGTTGTCGCTGACCGAGCCCGTCTGGGTGCGCAGCTATGTGGCAGAGCCCGATCTAGGCCGCATCCACCCGGGCATGAAGGTTTCCGTCGCCTCCGATACGGCGCCGGACAAGCCCTATGAAGGCACGATCGGCTTCATTTCACCGGTCGCCGAGTTCACCCCGAAATCAGTGGAGACGCCGGAACTCAGGACCGATCTCGTCTATCGCCTGAGGATCGTCATCGACAGGCCCGGCCAGGATCTGCGCCAGGGCATGCCGGTTACGGTGCATCTTCCGACACCTGCGGCAGACAGACAATGACCGCCGGCGAAAGCGGCCGGGACGATAAGCCGCTCGTCCGGATCGACGCCGTCACTAAGCGCTTCGGCGACGCTCCTCCTGCCCTCGACGCCGTCTCCGGTATGATTGCCGGCGGCGCGATCACCGGTCTCGTCGGCCCGGACGGCGCCGGCAAGACGACGCTGATCCGACTGATGACCGGCCTGATGCTGCCAGATGCGGGAATGGTGGAGGTGCTCGGCTTCGATACAAGGAAGAACGCCGCCGGCATCCAGGCGGCAATCGGCTACATGCCGCAGCGCTTCGGCCTCTATGAAGACCTCTCGGTGCAGGAAAATCTCGATCTCTACGCCGACCTGCGCGGCCTGCCGAAGAGCGAACGTCCTGGCGCATTCGACGAACTCCTGACCTTCACCGATCTCAAGCGTTTCACCAGCCGGCTCGCTGGAAAACTTTCCGGCGGCATGAAGCAGAAGCTTGGCCTTGCCTGCGCGCTTCTGAAAAAACCGCGCCTGCTGCTGCTCGACGAGCCGGGTGTCGGCGTCGATCCGATCTCACGCCGTGACCTCTGGAAGATGGTCGAGAACCTGACAAAGGAAGGTATCGGAGTGCTCTGGTCGACCGCCTATCTGGACGAGGCAGAAGCCTGCGACCATGTGTTGCTGCTCAACCAGGGAAAGCTGCTCTTCTCGGGAAAGCCGGAGGAGATGACCGCCCGCGTTAACGACCGCGTCTTCCGGGTGTCCGGCGTCAAAGGCCGCCGCCGGCAGGTACTTGCCGAACTCCTGCAAGCCGACGGCGTCATCGACGGCGTAATCCAGGGCGAAGCGATCCGCCTGGTCGCAGCCAGGGACAGCAAGCCCGATATCGGCAAAGGCGATGACGGCGAGTCGCTTGTCCCTGCCCCGCCGCGCTTCGAGGATGCCTTCGTCGACATGCTGGGCGGTGGCCCGGGCGGACGCTCCAGGCTGGCCGAAGCGCAAGCGCTACTGAAGGTTGAGGGCGACAGGCCGGTAATCGAAGCCACGGGCCTGTCCAAGCGCTTCGGCGATTTCACCGCCGCTGACAATATCAGCTTCCATATCCACCGTGGCGAGATCTTCGGGCTGCTCGGGCCGAACGGCGCCGGCAAGTCCACAACCTTCAAGATGCTCTGCGGCCTGTTGAAGCCGACCAGCGGCGAAGGCCGCGTCGCCGGTTTCGATCTTCGCCGTGATGCCGCCGAAGCACGCAATCACCTCGGCTACATGGCGCAGAAATTCTCGCTCTACGGCGATCTCACCGTCATGCAGAATCTGGAATTTTTCGCCGGGGTTTATGGTCTTCGCGGCCAGCGCCGGCGCGAGAAGATCGCGCTGATGTCCGATATTTTCGATTTCGGCCGCCACGCCCGTCAAGCTGCCAAGGATCTGCCGCTCGGCCTGAAGCAGCGCCTGGCGCTGGCCTGCGCCGTCATGCATGAGCCGCGCGCCCTCTTCCTCGATGAACCGACCTCCGGCGTCGATCCGATCACCCGCCGCGAATTCTGGACGCATATCAACGGCTTGGTTGAAAAGGGCGTCACCGTGCTCGTCACCACCCATTTCATGGACGAGGCGGAATATTGCGACCGCATCTCGCTGATCTATCGCGGTCGCTCGATCGCGCTCGGTTCTCCCGACGAATTGAAAGCCCGGGTCGTAACAAAGGATGAGCCGGATCCGACGATGGAGGACGCCTTTATCGCGCTGGTGCAGCAGTCGGAAACGGAGGATGCCGCATGATCGCTTCCCCCCTTCAATCCAAACTTGGCCGACTCAGGCGTCTTTTTGCCCTTGTACGCAAGGAAAGCTTCCAGGCGGTCCGCGATCCGAGCAGCATCCTCATCGCCTTTGTACTGCCGCTGATCCTGCTCTTTCTCTTCGGCTACGGCGTCTCCCTCGATACCGCGCGCACCCGAATCGGTCTCGTGACCGAGGAGATCACGCCGCTGACGCAGGACCTTTCGGCCAGTTTCCGGGCCTCGCGCTATTTCGATGTGGCGATCGGCCGCGACCGGCGCCCGTTCGAGGAAGATCTCGTGCTCGGCAAGGTGCGCGGCATCGTCGTCATTCCGGCCGATTTCACGACGCGCTACACCGCCCGCAACGGTCCGGACATCCAGGTGATCGTCGACGGCTCCGACCCTAATACCGCGAATTTCGTCCAGAACTACGCACAAGGCGCCGTTGCCAACTGGGAGCACCAGAGACAGGCGGACGTCGCCGCTTCCAGACCCGCCGTCACGGTCGAGCAGCGCTTCTGGTTCAATCCGGAGCTCACCAGCCGCAACTTCCTCGTGCCGGGTTCGATCGCCATCGTCATGACGCTGGTCGGTACACTGCTGACCTCGCTCGTCGTCGCCCGCGAATGGGAGCGTGGCACGATGGAGGCGATGATGGCGACGCCAGTGACGGCGGTCGAGCTGCTCGCCGGCAAGATCCTGCCCTATTTCCTGCTCGGCCTCACCTCAATGACGCTCTGCGTGCTGCTGGCGGTCTTTCTCTTCGGCGTGCCGTTCCGCGGCTCCGTCGCCGCCCTTTACACCCTGTCGGCCGCCTTCCTGATCCCAGCGCTGGGGCAAGGCCTGTTGATCTCGACGGCGACGAAGAACCAGTTCCTCGCCTCGCAGCTGGCACTGATCTCCGCCTTCCTGCCGGCCTTTCTGCTGTCGGGCTTCCTGTTCGAGATCAATTCCATGCCCACGATCATCCAGTGGATCACCTTCATCGTGCCGGCGCGTTACCTGATCCCCAGCCTGCAGACGGTGTTTCTCGCCGGCGACATCTGGCCGATGTTTGCTCAAGCAATCGCCGTCATGCTCACGATCGGCGGCATCATGTTCACGCTGGCGGCCCGCAGCACCCGAAAGAGGATCGGCTGAGATGGGATGGACAAGGCTTTACGCCCTCATCGTCAAGGAATTGCTCGCCGTGCTGCGCGACCCAAAGGGCCGCGCCATCCTGATCGGCCCGCCGATCGTCCAGCTTCTCGTTTTTTCCTATGCGGCGACCCTTGAGGTACGCAATGTCGACGTCATGATCCTCAACCGCGACAGCGGCCATTGGAGCCAGGAACTGATCGAGCGCATCGATGGCTCGCCGACTTTTCGGACGATCGAGATTGCCGCCGATCAGGCGGAGGTCCGGGTCGCGATCGACAATCAGACTGTCATCGCGGCGATCGAAATCGGCCCGGATTTCTCCCGCAATATCGAGGCTGGGGCGCCGACCGACCTGCAGGTGGTGCTCGACGGCCGCCGCTCCAACGCCTCGCAGATCGTTGCGGGCTACCTCTCGCAGATTGCAGCTGCGCTTGCCGCCGAGACGCCGGCCGGCAAACGCACCGGCCCCGGCATCGTCTCATCCGTGCCGCGCAACTGGTTCAACCCGAACCTCACCTATCAATGGTTCATGGTGCCGAATCTGATTGCCAGCATCGCGCTTCTGATCGGCCTGATCGTCACGGCGCTGTCGATTGCCCGCGAGCGCGAACTCGGCACCTTCGACCAGCTGATGGTGTCGCCGCTGCGCCTGCACGAGATCCTGATTGGCAAGCTGATCCCGCCGATGATGATCGGTCTCTTCCACATCACCGTCTACATCCTGGCCGCCGTCTTCCTGTTCGAGGTGCCGCTGCGCGGCTCGCTCTTGCTGCTTTACGGTAGCGCAATCTTCTATCTCGGTTCTGTTGCCGGCCTCGGTCTCTTCATCTCGGCGCTGTCGATGACGCAGCAGCAGGCGATCCTCGGCGCCTTTCTGTTCATGGTGCCGGCGATGCTGCTTTCGGGCTTTGCGACGCCGATCGAAAACATGCCGGGCTGGCTGCAGCCGATAACCTTCGTCAATCCGCTGCGCTATTTCCTGGTGATCGTCAAAGGCGTATTCCTCAAGGACATTCCCCTGAGCGAGGTGGTCAACCAGACGATTCCGTTGGCGCTGATCGCCGCCGTTACGCTGAGCGCCGCCGCCTGGCTCTTCCGCCGGCGCCTGGAATAGTCCCCCGAGGAAGGCCCCAGCGGCCTCACAGAATGTGAATCAGGCTTCCAAAGCGTGACTCTTTGCGGCGGGAACATCGCATTGGCGGCGTCGTTACCAAGATGCAACCCCAGCAAAGGAGAAGCAAAATGTACAAGATCCTACTTGTCTCCAGCGCCCTTGCGCTGTCGTCGCTTGCCACCAATGCGCTCGCTGATGGGGCCGTGACCGGTGCAGCCGGTGGCGCCATTACCGGCGCAATCGTCGGTGGTCCCGTGGGTGCTGCCGTTGGCGGTATTGCCGGCGGTGTTGCCGGTGCCGCGATTGACCCGCCGCCGCGCGAGGTCGTCACCTATGTCGAGCAGCAGCCGGCCCCGACCTCCCGCGTGGTCGTCGAGCAACCGATCGTTGTCGGCAAGCCACTTCCGGCTGATGTCGTCGTGACGCCGGTGCCTGACAACCCGAAATATGCCTATACCGTCATCAACGACCGCCGTGTGATCGTCGAACCCCGCACGCACCGCGTCGTGCAGGTGATTGAATAATCAACTCGTCGAGACCGCCTGCCGCGGCTCGGCTACCTCCAGCCCCGCTTCGGCGGGGCTTTTTTCGTGGGCAGCTCCTCCATCGGAATCGATCGCAGTAAAGTTTGCCCTGCTTGAGCGATAGAATATGCATGCCGGAAAGCATCAGCCGAGCCTCCATCCCGATTGATGGGATCAGGGCCGCTGAAGCGAAGGGCCCGGGTCCTTAAAGAGGCGGCAACCGCTTTTTAACGGACGTTCCTTTAACAACGGCCGTACTGGTGACGGCGTGCTCAGAGAGCGTTTCAAGAACATCGTCCATTTGTTCGATCGAATGGACAGCTAGGCGGGCAAGGAAAGGATCGTCACCAGTGATCTTGTCGCATTCGATAAATTCGGGTCGTTCCTGAATAAGCCGTTCGACTAGATGCAGTTTGCCGGGCAACGGCCTGATCCTCACTATCGCCCGTATTTGGTAGCCGATAGCTCGCGTATCCACATCTACCGTGAAGCCTCGGATAACGCCGGCAGCTTCCAGCCGGCGAATCCGGTCCGACACGCTCGGTGGGGACATGCCCACGAGGCGAGCAAGCTCACTTATCGACAAGCGGGCGTCGGAATTGAGCGCGGACAGAATACGCGCATCTATTTCATCTAGCGTCGATTTTCTAGTTTGAAGGTTCTGAGGTATTTTTGCCTTCGACATGGCAAGCAATCTACTCGAACTCCTCTTCGCATTCCATAGAAATCGATCGGATTGCATTGCATGATGGCTCCAAAAGGAGAAAATCATGTTGCCTGGGATCATAGCCGGCCTGATCACTTGCGCCCTCTGGGGGCTGACTTTCGTCGCCCCACGCGCCGTCGCGCCATTCACGGCTTGGGATTTGACCATTGCCCGCTATGTTATCTTCGGTCTGGCCTGTCTTATCCTGATGGCAGATCGACGGTTCCGACCCGCCGGCATTGGCCCCTCGCGACTCCTGATCGGGATCCTGCTTGGCGGAGCGGGGTATGTCGGATATTTCGTCAGTGTCGCCTTTGCCGTTCAGCTTGCAGGTGCAACTGTCCCGCCCGTTATAGTGGGCACTATGCCGGTGCTTCTGGCAGTCATTGCCAATGTTCGGGACCATTCCGCGCCGTGGCGGTTTCTTCTCCTGCCGCTGTCGTTGATCGCGGCAGGGGTGACGATGGTGAATGTTGCGGCGATCCACGCGGCAAACGTTGCTGATACGGCGTCGATTTTGCTCGGCGTTCTCGCCAGTTTGGCAGCGCTTGCGATCTGGGTCGCCTATGGGTTGGCGAATGCGACGGTGATGCGATCGGTCGATGCCCCGGATGGTCTGCAATGGACAGGGGTGCAAGGTGTCGGCGCGGCGGTTGGAAGCCTGCTGCTGCTTCCGTTGGCTTCGTTCGATCTGCTGGATATTGCAACGGCCTCCGAAACTTTGGGCTTTGTCGTATGGGCGCTGGTAATGGGGCTGGCCGGCTCGTGGCTTGCGACCTGGTGTTGGGTGGTTGCTTCTCGTCGCTTACCGCTGGCACTCTCCGCCCAACTCATTGTCGCGGAAACGGTCTTCGGTCTCGGCTACGGCTTCATATTCGAGGGCCGGCTCCCATCTCTCGCTGAGGCAATTGGAGCAACATTGCAGTTTGGCGGCGTTTGCTCCGCCATCGCAGTGTTCGGCAAGCCACGCAATCAACACGATTTGTCGCCAAATTCACTCGCGAAGGTCTAAGTTCTGCAAGCGACTTGAGTGACAGAAACGTTCTTCAGATTTCAGGTGTGGCCGAAAGCGGAAGCCGCACCGTGTCGAGAGACACGCTGATAAAGCGCTAATTTGCAACTGACTTTCACGACTTTGCAGAAGTGGTGTCCTGCGACAACTACCTGCGCAGAATGCTTCGCTAAGATACTCTAGGTAAAAAAGCCGCCCGTAACATCCGCGTTGCGGGCGGTTCAACAGCATCGCTTGTTCCAACCCACATTTCAGTAGCCAGTGGCTTGGCGGCCAGCGAACAAAGTCAAACCTTCAGCTCGCGCCGCTCGCGCTCGGTCACCATCGCGAGGTCGAGCACCTTCTGCAGGTTCGCGGCGTGGCGGAAATTCGGGTCGGGCTGGATGCCGCTTGCCACCGCTTCTGCAAAACGCTGGTAGTTGGTCGGCACCGGTGTCACCTCAATCTCCTTCCAGGTCGCCGTCTCGGCATCCTCGCCGAGGCAACCGCGCAGTTCCGATCCGGACGGTCGGTGGATGACCTCGAGGCTGCCCTTTTCGCCATAGATGCGCAGCTTCAGCTCATTCAGATGGCCGGTTGCCCAGCGGCTGGCGTGGATGACGCCGAGGGCGCCATTGGCAAAATCGACCGACATGGTGAAGCTGTCATTGGCATCGAGCATATATTCGCCGATCTGGCCGCCCGGCGCCTTGTTGAAGGTCTTCAGCCGCGCAAAGACGTGGTCGATGTCGGTCGCGGCGCCATAGGCTGCGAAATCGAGAATGTGGATGCCGACATCGCCGAGCACACCGTTCGAGCCGTGACCGGTGGAAAGTCGCCACAGCCAGGTCGATTCCGTCCGCCAATCACCCCAGGCGCGCGAAACGAGCCAGCTCTGGAGATAGGAGGCCTCCACGTGCTTGATCGTTCCGAGCTCGCCGGCAAGCACCATCTCGCGGGCGCGCTGCAGCGGCGCGACGTTGCGATAGGTCAGGTTCACCATGTTGATGACGCCGGCCTTTTCGGCCGCTTCCGTCATCTCCAGCGCCTTCGGATAATTTTCCGCCAGAGGCTTCTCGCACAGCACATGTTTGCCCGCGGCGATCAGCGCCAGCGTCGTCGGGTGGTGGATCCGATCCGGCGTGATGTTGGTCGCCGCGTCGAATTCGCCCCAAGCGATCGCCTCCTCCAGCGAAAGAAACCGCTTTTCGATGCTGAACTTGTCGGCGAAGGCGGAAAGCCGGTCGGGATCGGTGTCGACGGCGCCGACCACGGTCACACCATCGATTTTGCTGAAGTGGGTGAGCTGGTTTTTCGCCATCACCCCCGTGCCAAGAACGAGTAGTCGCATGAATGTACCTCAGCGGTAACCGGCTTCGCCGGCCTGGTGCAGTTTCGGTCCGCGTTCGACGATCGGTTCCAGTGCCTTTTCTACCGGCACATTCGGAGCCTCGGTGATGCCGGTCAACGCGCCTTCAGGGTTATAGGCCCACTTGACGCCGTTGATCAGCACCTTCTGGATAGTGGCGTCGTGATAGGTCGGATAGGTCTCGTGGCCGGGGCGGAAATAGAAAATGTTGCCGGCGCCGCGGCGCCAGGTCAGGCCCGAGCGGAACACCTCGCCGCCCTGGAACCAGGAGATGAATACCGTTTCGAGCGGCTCCGGCACCGAGAACTGCTCGCCATACATTTCCTCGTTCTCCAGCTCGAAATGCTCGCCGATGCCGGCGGCGATCGGATGGCGGGGATTGATCGTCCACAGCCGCTCGCGCTCGCCCGCCTCGCGCCATTTCAGCGCGCAGGGCGTGCCCATCAGCCGCTTGAAGATCTTGGAGAAATGGCCGGAATGCAGAACCAGAAGGCCCATCCCTTCCC from Rhizobium lentis carries:
- a CDS encoding ThuA domain-containing protein gives rise to the protein MAIRTVVWGENIHETTNAIVRGIYPEGMHTTIANALNVDPAISATTATLQEPEHGLSEARLAETDVLTWWGHKDHGAVSDVVVERVAKRVWEGMGLLVLHSGHFSKIFKRLMGTPCALKWREAGERERLWTINPRHPIAAGIGEHFELENEEMYGEQFSVPEPLETVFISWFQGGEVFRSGLTWRRGAGNIFYFRPGHETYPTYHDATIQKVLINGVKWAYNPEGALTGITEAPNVPVEKALEPIVERGPKLHQAGEAGYR